In Gemmatimonadaceae bacterium, the genomic stretch CCGTCGGCAGGAGCGTGAGGCGGCCGCCGTGGTTGTCCATGATGATACGGCGCGCGAGTGCGAGCCCGATGCCCCACCCGCGCGGCTTGGTGGTGAAGCCGGCCTTGAAGATCTCGGTGCGCAGTTCACGCGGCACGCCGGGACCGTCGTCCGCGACGAGCACCCGGGCCCCACCCTCCGGCAGCGGCTCCACGGCCAGGTCCACGCGCCCGCCACGACCCGCGAGGGCGTCGATCGCATTGCGGACGAGGGACTCGAGTGCCCACTCCAGCAGCACTGCGTCCCCCTCCACGCGCAGCGGGTCATCGGGCAGCGTGGCACTGATGGCGACCGTGTGCGTGAGCGTGGGGACTCGGGCGCGGAAGTAGGCGGCCACGCGGAAGACGATCTCACGCACGTCCACCGCGTCGCGCTGCGCCGGCCGGCCGATGCGCTCGAACCGGTGCGCCACCCGCTCGAGGCGGTCGAGATCCCCGCGCATGTGCCCGACCGCGGTCTGCATCGTGGTGTCGCTGTCGCCCTTGCGCTCGTCGAGCAGCTCGACCCAGCCGGCCAGCGCCGTGAGCGGCGTCCCGAGCTGGTGCGCCGCCTCGCGGGCCATGCCGGCGAAGACGCGCTCGCGCTCGGCACGCCCGCGCGTGACGATGGCGTAGGTCCCGGCGAGCAGGAACAACCCCAGTGTCACGACCGTGATGATCGGGACCACGCGCAGCCCCTCGACCAGCGGCGTGTCGCCGAAGTGCACCGTGCCCACGCCCGGCTGGCTGATCGGCACGTTCGCGCGGTCGAGCACGCGCACGTACTCGCGCACCCTCGGCGACTCGACGGCGGCCTCGAACGGCAGGTTCACGGTGGCCGTCGGCGCACCATCGGCGTTCGTGACGATGACGGGCACACCGGCCTGCCGGATGTAGCGCGAGAGGTCGAGGAGCGCGGCGGTGCCGTCGTCACCTTCCTGGCTCAGCGCCTGGTAGACGCGCGCGTACATCTGGCTCGAACGGGCCGCCTCGCGCCGCAGGTCGGTGACCACCCGCTGCGTGTACACCAGCCACCACACCAGCAGCGCGACGACGCCGATGGCCAGGAAGAGCACCGGCGCCACGCGCCGCGCGCCCATCAGCCCAGCCGTGCGGTGCCCAGATACGGCTGCAGCGCCGCCGGGATGGCGATGCTGCCGTCCGGCTGCTGCCCGTGCTCGAGCAGCGCCGCGATGATGCGCGGCAGGGCCAGCCCCGACCCGTTGAGCGTGTGCACGAAGCGCGGCTTCTCGCCGGCAGCCGGGCGGTACCGGATGTTCATGCGCCGCGCCTGGAAGTCGCCGAAGTTCGAGCAGCTCGAGACCTCGAGCCACTTCGCCACGCCGGGGGCCCAGACCTCGAGGTCATACGTCTTGCGGCTCGAGAAGCCGGTGTCGCCGGCGGCCAGCAGCAGCACGCGGTACGGCAGCTCCAGCTTGCGCAGGATCGCCTCGGCGTGACCCGTGAGCAGCTCGAGCTGCTCGTCCGAGGACTCGGGCGTGGAGTAGCGCACCATCTCGACCTTGTCGAACTCGTGCACGCGCAGGAGCCCGCGCGTGTCCTTGCCGGCGGCCCCCGCCTCCTTGCGGAAGCACGCGCTGTAGGCCGTGAGCGCGCGCGGGAGATCGGCGACGTCGACCAGCTCGTCGCGGTAGAGGTTCGTGACCGGCACCTCGGCGGTGGGGATGAGGAACATCTCCTCACCGTGCACCTCGTACATGTCGTCCTCGAACTTCGGCAGCTGCCCGGTACCCGTCATCGACGCCCGGTTCACGACCAGCGGCACCCACGTCTCCTCGTAGCCATGCTCCGTGGTGTGGGTGTCGAGCATGAGGTTGATCAGCGAGCGCACCAGCCGTGCGCCGGCACCGCGGTACACGATGAAGCCCGAGCCGCTGATCTTCGCGCCGCGCGCGAGGTCGAGCAACCCCAGCTCGCCGGCGACGTCCCAGTGCGGCCGCACCGTCGCGTCCTCACGCGGCGTGCCCCACGTGCGCACCACCGCGTTGTGCGTCTCGTCGCCATCGGGCACCGACTCGTGCGGGATGTTCGGCAGCTCCAGCATCAGGCCCGAGATCGTGCTCTCGGTGGCGGTCAGGTCGGCCTCGAGCCGCGCGATCTCGGCGCCGAGCCGCCGGCTCTCGTCCATCTCCGCCTCGGCGTCCTCGCCGGCGCGCTTGCGGCGCGCCACCTCCTGCGTGATGACGTTGCGCGCCTGCTTGCGCTCCTCGACGGCGTTGATCGTCGCGCGCCGCTCCTTCTCGAGCCCGTCGAGGCGGTCGAGGATGGGGCCGAGGACATCGAGCGAGCCGCGACGGGCGAACCCGTCGCGCAGCAGGGACATCTGCTCGCGGACCAGCCGGAGATCGTGCATGGCTCAG encodes the following:
- the serS gene encoding serine--tRNA ligase, whose product is MHDLRLVREQMSLLRDGFARRGSLDVLGPILDRLDGLEKERRATINAVEERKQARNVITQEVARRKRAGEDAEAEMDESRRLGAEIARLEADLTATESTISGLMLELPNIPHESVPDGDETHNAVVRTWGTPREDATVRPHWDVAGELGLLDLARGAKISGSGFIVYRGAGARLVRSLINLMLDTHTTEHGYEETWVPLVVNRASMTGTGQLPKFEDDMYEVHGEEMFLIPTAEVPVTNLYRDELVDVADLPRALTAYSACFRKEAGAAGKDTRGLLRVHEFDKVEMVRYSTPESSDEQLELLTGHAEAILRKLELPYRVLLLAAGDTGFSSRKTYDLEVWAPGVAKWLEVSSCSNFGDFQARRMNIRYRPAAGEKPRFVHTLNGSGLALPRIIAALLEHGQQPDGSIAIPAALQPYLGTARLG
- a CDS encoding HAMP domain-containing histidine kinase, whose amino-acid sequence is MGARRVAPVLFLAIGVVALLVWWLVYTQRVVTDLRREAARSSQMYARVYQALSQEGDDGTAALLDLSRYIRQAGVPVIVTNADGAPTATVNLPFEAAVESPRVREYVRVLDRANVPISQPGVGTVHFGDTPLVEGLRVVPIITVVTLGLFLLAGTYAIVTRGRAERERVFAGMAREAAHQLGTPLTALAGWVELLDERKGDSDTTMQTAVGHMRGDLDRLERVAHRFERIGRPAQRDAVDVREIVFRVAAYFRARVPTLTHTVAISATLPDDPLRVEGDAVLLEWALESLVRNAIDALAGRGGRVDLAVEPLPEGGARVLVADDGPGVPRELRTEIFKAGFTTKPRGWGIGLALARRIIMDNHGGRLTLLPTDRGATFEIMLER